Proteins encoded in a region of the Bacteroidota bacterium genome:
- the acs gene encoding acetate--CoA ligase has protein sequence MATAGQQSVSANITSVLKENRIFKPAAKFSKSAAIKSFAQYKKLYNQSIHDPEKFWGTMADELTWYKKWSKVLRWKLPFAEWFVGGKINVSVNCLDRHLTTWRKNKAAIIWEGEPGDTRTLTYADLHREVCQCANVLKKLGVVKGDRVIIYMPMIPELPVAMLACARIGATHSVIFGGFSSEALKDRINDAQAKLVITADGGYRRGNVIPLKANIDEALKVTPSVESVVVVNRVGLDVPMIPGRDHWWEGLMSTTSSECEPEKLESEHPLYILYTSGTTGKPKGVVHSTAGYLLGCHLTTKYVFDIKDTDTYWCTADIGWVTGHSYIVYGPFSNGATVVMYEGAPNHPEPDRFWSIVEKYKVNVFYTAPTAIRAFIKWGEQWPLKHDLSSIRLLGTVGEPINPEAWMWYSKIIGKGKCPIVDTWWQTETGSIMITPLPGATPTKPGTATLPFFGIQPDVVNKEGKSVGANQGGYLVIKKPWPSMMRGVYRDPERFKKTYWSDIKGMYFTGDGARKDKDGYFWIMGRVDDVINVSGHRLGTMEVESALVSHPYVAEAAVVGKPDEIKGSAICAFVTLEGKRSPTPELKEELRQHVAKEIGAMAKPDDIRFTDALPKTRSGKIMRRLLREIAAGGTATGDTTTLEDFSVLEKLRHHEDEE, from the coding sequence ATGGCCACAGCGGGTCAGCAGAGTGTCTCTGCGAACATCACCTCCGTTCTGAAGGAAAATCGCATTTTCAAGCCGGCAGCAAAATTTTCAAAGTCGGCGGCGATCAAATCGTTCGCGCAATACAAGAAATTGTACAACCAATCGATTCATGACCCGGAGAAATTCTGGGGGACCATGGCGGATGAACTGACATGGTACAAAAAATGGTCGAAAGTTCTCCGGTGGAAACTGCCGTTCGCCGAGTGGTTTGTCGGCGGCAAGATCAACGTCTCCGTCAATTGTCTCGACCGTCATTTGACCACCTGGCGGAAGAACAAGGCGGCCATCATTTGGGAAGGGGAGCCGGGCGATACGCGGACCCTTACGTATGCGGATCTTCACCGCGAAGTCTGTCAATGCGCCAATGTTTTAAAGAAGCTTGGAGTGGTGAAGGGGGACCGTGTTATTATCTACATGCCGATGATCCCGGAACTGCCGGTTGCCATGCTTGCGTGCGCCCGCATCGGTGCTACGCACAGCGTCATCTTCGGCGGGTTCAGTTCCGAAGCGCTGAAAGACCGTATCAACGACGCGCAGGCGAAACTCGTCATCACCGCCGACGGCGGCTACCGGCGCGGGAACGTTATTCCGTTGAAAGCCAATATCGACGAAGCCCTGAAGGTCACGCCGTCGGTCGAAAGTGTCGTCGTGGTGAACCGGGTCGGATTGGACGTTCCGATGATACCCGGACGCGACCATTGGTGGGAGGGCCTAATGTCTACGACTTCTTCGGAGTGTGAACCTGAAAAATTGGAGTCGGAGCATCCCCTATATATTCTCTATACCAGCGGCACCACGGGCAAACCAAAAGGCGTCGTCCATTCGACCGCTGGTTACCTTCTCGGCTGCCATCTTACAACAAAGTATGTCTTCGACATCAAAGACACGGACACCTATTGGTGTACCGCTGACATCGGCTGGGTGACAGGACACAGCTACATTGTCTACGGCCCGTTCTCGAATGGCGCGACTGTTGTGATGTACGAGGGGGCCCCAAACCATCCCGAACCGGACCGTTTCTGGAGCATCGTGGAAAAGTATAAGGTCAATGTCTTCTATACTGCTCCCACCGCGATCAGGGCATTTATCAAGTGGGGAGAACAGTGGCCGTTGAAGCATGACTTGAGTTCAATTCGGCTGCTCGGCACGGTCGGCGAACCGATCAATCCTGAAGCATGGATGTGGTACAGCAAAATTATCGGCAAGGGGAAGTGCCCGATCGTGGACACATGGTGGCAAACGGAGACCGGTTCGATTATGATCACGCCCCTGCCGGGAGCCACGCCGACAAAGCCGGGGACAGCAACGTTGCCGTTTTTTGGAATCCAGCCCGATGTTGTCAATAAGGAAGGGAAATCAGTCGGGGCAAATCAGGGGGGATATCTCGTGATCAAAAAGCCGTGGCCGTCGATGATGCGCGGCGTCTATCGCGACCCCGAGCGATTTAAAAAGACATACTGGAGCGATATCAAAGGAATGTATTTCACCGGCGATGGCGCGCGCAAGGATAAGGATGGGTACTTTTGGATCATGGGACGGGTCGACGACGTCATCAACGTCTCTGGCCACAGGCTTGGAACAATGGAAGTGGAAAGCGCGCTGGTCAGCCATCCGTATGTGGCAGAGGCCGCGGTTGTCGGAAAACCGGATGAAATAAAGGGTTCAGCGATTTGCGCTTTTGTGACACTTGAAGGGAAACGGTCGCCGACCCCTGAATTAAAGGAAGAATTGCGCCAACATGTCGCGAAAGAGATTGGAGCAATGGCGAAACCCGATGATATCAGGTTCACTGACGCGCTTCCAAAAACCCGAAGCGGAAAAATTATGCGCCGATTATTGCGAGAGATCGCTGCAGGCGGAACGGCGACCGGCGATACGACGACGCTTGAGGATTTTTCCGTGCTGGAAAAATTGCGTCATCACGAAGACGAAGAATGA
- a CDS encoding UvrD-helicase domain-containing protein, with the protein MNLLEQLNPVQQQAVSAIDGPVMIVAGAGSGKTRVLTYRVAHLIEKGIKPYQILALTFTNKAAKEMKHRIEYLVGEQAANVWAGTFHSIFARILRHECEAIGFQRNFTIYDAEDTLGLIKNIMSTQNISAQQFNPRGVQSRISGAKNHLVSPGEYEEIAKDPFEQRTALVFKEYQEKLVKNNAMDFDDLLLRPIELFQRNGTILEKYQFRFQYLLVDEYQDTNRAQYVLINLLAKRFKNICVVGDDAQSIYAFRGADIKNILDFERDYPESKVFRLEQNYRSTKTILAAADSVIKNNRNQIHKTLWTSNAQGELITMIEAEDDKDEGMKIVSHIQDECGRLKLDLKDFAVLYRTNAQSRSLEDGLRRNGIPYVIIGGVEFYKRKEIKDVLAYLRVIANPKDEESLRRIINVPVRGIGETTIEKIAGYAEHHPSGSMSLFDALKGVSEIDGMSERSKNAVLQFVLLIKKYVELKEQMSPSEIARALVDELGFLRSLKEEATPESLGRWENIQELLSAITEFTAETPEATLESFLEEVSLVSPVDTVTDQRNAITLMTLHSAKGLEFPVVFIAGLEEGLFPLYQVAPEPEEMEEERRLFYVGITRAMKKLFLTHSRLRYRFGDVTYPVLSRFAEEIEPSLIQRESSRRVPLSVHHRAGVVEQEGNHYSFGRDHTKQQPGSRHAGLDGEREPDYENESQEILTLKVGAKVEHESFGAGKVLQLAGSGESAKAVVLFDRVGPKNLMLKYAKLRLL; encoded by the coding sequence ATGAATCTTTTAGAGCAACTCAATCCGGTTCAACAGCAAGCCGTTTCCGCCATCGACGGCCCGGTGATGATCGTCGCAGGAGCAGGAAGCGGTAAGACTCGCGTGCTGACATATCGTGTTGCTCACTTGATTGAAAAGGGGATCAAGCCGTACCAAATTCTTGCGCTGACCTTTACGAATAAAGCCGCCAAGGAAATGAAACACCGCATCGAATATCTCGTCGGTGAACAGGCGGCGAATGTCTGGGCCGGCACATTCCATTCGATCTTTGCGCGCATTCTGAGACACGAGTGCGAGGCGATCGGGTTCCAGCGAAACTTCACTATCTACGACGCCGAAGATACTCTCGGACTGATCAAGAATATCATGTCGACTCAGAATATTTCTGCGCAGCAGTTCAATCCGCGGGGAGTCCAGTCGCGCATCAGCGGCGCAAAAAATCATCTTGTTTCGCCCGGGGAGTATGAAGAAATAGCTAAAGATCCGTTCGAGCAGCGGACGGCGCTTGTCTTTAAGGAATATCAGGAGAAGCTTGTCAAGAACAACGCGATGGATTTCGACGACCTCCTGTTGAGGCCGATCGAGCTCTTTCAGCGGAACGGAACGATCCTCGAAAAATACCAATTCCGGTTCCAGTATCTTCTCGTGGACGAGTATCAGGATACGAACCGGGCGCAATACGTCCTGATCAACCTCCTCGCTAAGCGCTTTAAAAATATATGTGTTGTAGGTGATGACGCACAGAGCATTTATGCATTCCGCGGTGCGGATATCAAGAACATTCTCGATTTTGAGCGGGATTATCCCGAAAGCAAGGTCTTCAGGCTGGAGCAGAACTATCGTTCCACCAAGACAATCCTTGCCGCCGCGGATTCCGTCATCAAAAACAATCGGAACCAGATCCACAAAACGCTGTGGACCTCGAACGCTCAGGGGGAATTGATCACGATGATCGAAGCGGAAGACGACAAGGACGAGGGGATGAAGATCGTCTCACATATTCAGGATGAGTGCGGCAGGCTGAAATTGGATTTGAAGGACTTTGCCGTTCTCTATCGGACGAATGCCCAGTCGCGGTCCCTTGAAGACGGGCTGAGGCGGAACGGGATTCCGTACGTGATCATCGGCGGAGTCGAATTCTACAAACGGAAAGAGATCAAAGACGTCCTGGCGTATCTGCGCGTTATTGCCAATCCAAAAGATGAGGAGAGTCTGCGGAGAATCATCAATGTTCCGGTTCGCGGCATCGGCGAGACGACGATTGAGAAAATTGCCGGCTACGCGGAGCATCATCCTTCCGGCTCGATGAGCTTGTTCGACGCGTTGAAGGGAGTCAGCGAAATCGACGGGATGAGCGAACGGTCGAAGAACGCTGTACTCCAATTCGTCCTTCTCATCAAGAAATACGTGGAACTCAAGGAGCAGATGTCGCCGAGTGAGATCGCGAGGGCGCTGGTCGACGAACTCGGGTTCCTGCGCAGCCTGAAGGAAGAAGCGACCCCCGAGTCACTGGGACGCTGGGAGAATATCCAGGAATTGCTCTCCGCGATTACGGAATTCACGGCTGAAACACCTGAGGCGACGCTCGAGAGCTTTCTCGAAGAGGTCTCGCTCGTGTCGCCGGTCGATACTGTGACGGACCAGCGTAACGCGATCACACTGATGACGCTCCACTCCGCAAAAGGATTGGAATTTCCTGTTGTCTTTATCGCCGGGCTGGAGGAAGGATTGTTTCCGTTGTATCAGGTCGCTCCCGAGCCGGAGGAGATGGAGGAGGAACGGCGTCTTTTTTATGTCGGCATTACCCGCGCGATGAAAAAGCTGTTCCTCACACATTCCCGCCTCCGCTACCGCTTCGGCGATGTAACATATCCGGTCCTCTCCCGCTTCGCCGAAGAGATCGAGCCGTCGCTCATTCAACGTGAGTCGTCGCGGCGCGTCCCTCTTTCAGTTCATCACCGGGCGGGGGTCGTCGAACAAGAGGGGAATCATTATTCGTTCGGCCGGGACCACACAAAACAGCAGCCGGGTTCGAGGCATGCCGGGCTTGACGGAGAACGCGAGCCCGATTATGAAAATGAATCGCAGGAAATTCTCACGCTGAAAGTGGGGGCGAAAGTCGAACACGAATCGTTCGGCGCGGGGAAAGTCCTTCAACTCGCCGGCTCGGGTGAATCGGCGAAAGCCGTGGTGCTTTTCGACAGGGTCGGTCCAAAGAATCTTATGCTGAAGTATGCAAAGCTGCGGTTATTGTGA
- a CDS encoding acetate kinase, which translates to MNILIINCGSSSVKYQLIEIESRQALAKGIVDRIGMNGAVLTNLRSDGDEIKITGEILDHTAAIEYILAVLLSKNHGVLTDKGQINAVGHRVVHGGEAFSASVLITEDVIKRIRDNIDIAPLHNPHNLRGINACQVHLPNVPQVAVFDTAFHQKMPPHAYLYGIPYSLYTQHKIRRYGFHGTSHSFVSQRAAELMRAEYKSLKLITCHLGNGCSMAAVDKGVSVDTSMGLTPLEGLLMGTRSGDIDPYIILHIMSKEGLNYSEANTLLNKHSGLMGISGVSSDMREIISEMREGNKKAQYAFDVFTYRIKKYIGAYMAAMGGADAVVFTGGIGENSPDVRKACCDNLKFLGIELNQESNSSKEKEKAIHSASSRVKVYVVPTNEELMIALDTAKICGELKPS; encoded by the coding sequence ATGAACATTCTCATCATCAACTGCGGAAGCTCCTCCGTCAAGTATCAACTGATAGAAATTGAAAGCCGCCAGGCGCTGGCGAAAGGGATCGTCGACCGCATCGGCATGAACGGCGCTGTCCTGACCAACCTCCGTTCCGACGGCGACGAAATAAAAATCACCGGCGAAATTCTCGATCACACGGCAGCCATCGAGTACATTCTCGCCGTGCTCCTCAGCAAAAATCACGGCGTCCTGACCGACAAAGGCCAGATCAACGCCGTCGGCCACCGCGTCGTGCACGGCGGGGAGGCGTTCAGCGCTTCCGTGCTGATCACGGAGGACGTCATCAAGCGGATTCGCGATAACATCGACATTGCGCCGCTGCATAATCCGCACAATCTCCGCGGCATCAACGCATGCCAGGTTCATCTGCCGAACGTGCCGCAGGTAGCAGTGTTCGACACCGCATTCCATCAGAAAATGCCGCCGCATGCATATCTCTACGGCATCCCCTATTCCCTCTACACTCAACACAAAATCCGACGTTACGGATTTCACGGCACGAGCCACTCCTTCGTCTCTCAACGCGCCGCGGAACTGATGCGGGCGGAGTACAAATCGCTGAAGCTCATCACCTGCCACCTGGGAAACGGCTGCAGCATGGCGGCCGTTGACAAGGGTGTTTCGGTGGACACATCGATGGGGTTGACCCCGCTCGAAGGATTGTTGATGGGAACGCGCAGCGGAGACATCGATCCGTACATTATTCTTCACATCATGTCCAAAGAAGGGCTCAATTATTCTGAGGCAAACACGCTTCTCAACAAACACAGCGGACTGATGGGGATATCGGGAGTGAGCAGCGACATGCGCGAAATTATTTCTGAGATGCGGGAGGGGAATAAAAAAGCGCAGTATGCATTCGACGTCTTTACGTACCGGATAAAAAAATATATCGGCGCATATATGGCGGCGATGGGAGGCGCCGATGCGGTCGTCTTCACGGGAGGGATCGGCGAGAACAGCCCTGACGTACGAAAAGCGTGTTGCGATAATCTGAAATTTCTCGGTATCGAGTTGAATCAGGAAAGCAACAGTTCAAAAGAGAAAGAGAAAGCGATCCACTCTGCCTCCTCGCGCGTCAAGGTGTACGTCGTTCCCACAAACGAGGAACTGATGATCGCGCTCGACACTGCAAAGATTTGCGGGGAATTGAAGCCTTCGTAA
- a CDS encoding YigZ family protein, giving the protein MADEYRSIKSASTAVMKVEGSKFIAGAFPVEGQSQAEASLAKVRKEYFDATHHCFAYALGSEGKEFRYSDDGEPSGTGGVKILAAIQSRNLSDILVVVTRYFGGTKLGTGGLGRAYFESAGQALSGAEVIQKLVTEELEMTFPYDETSKVMNALSHLKAKIIDTIYDDDVTLRVSVRKSSEKSLGETLVDATRGNIALKHPPK; this is encoded by the coding sequence ATGGCGGATGAGTACAGATCCATCAAATCCGCCTCAACGGCGGTGATGAAGGTTGAAGGCTCAAAGTTCATCGCTGGCGCTTTCCCGGTCGAAGGTCAATCCCAGGCAGAGGCCTCTCTTGCAAAGGTCCGCAAGGAATACTTCGATGCGACCCATCATTGTTTTGCCTATGCTTTAGGGAGCGAAGGGAAAGAGTTTCGGTATTCCGACGATGGGGAGCCGTCGGGAACCGGAGGCGTCAAAATTCTCGCCGCAATTCAATCAAGAAACCTCTCGGACATCTTAGTGGTAGTTACTCGGTACTTCGGCGGGACAAAGTTGGGCACCGGCGGGCTCGGCCGGGCCTACTTCGAATCGGCCGGTCAGGCATTATCAGGGGCTGAGGTGATCCAAAAATTGGTCACGGAGGAGTTGGAAATGACTTTTCCCTATGATGAAACGAGCAAGGTCATGAACGCGCTCTCCCATCTGAAAGCAAAAATTATCGATACGATCTACGATGACGATGTGACGCTTCGTGTGTCGGTCAGGAAAAGCTCGGAGAAATCGCTCGGCGAGACTCTCGTCGATGCGACACGCGGAAATATTGCCCTCAAACATCCCCCGAAATAA
- a CDS encoding methylated-DNA--[protein]-cysteine S-methyltransferase, translating to MPKVYCTSFDSKIGHIYIASTDKGVCKISIPKESKKDFFDWLSLHFDDDDVVENKSRNKEAMDQLNRYFNGKLARFSTPVDQIGTTFQLRVWRELLRIPYGTTITYKQLARRVGVPRGFRAVGTANGSNPLPIVVPCHRVVGHDGSLAGYSAGVKTKEFLLRLEGAIIL from the coding sequence ATGCCTAAAGTCTACTGCACCTCATTCGATTCCAAGATCGGCCATATTTATATCGCCTCCACTGACAAAGGGGTGTGCAAGATCAGCATTCCGAAAGAATCAAAAAAAGATTTCTTCGATTGGCTCTCTCTCCATTTCGACGATGATGACGTTGTTGAGAACAAAAGCCGCAACAAAGAAGCGATGGATCAATTGAACCGCTACTTCAACGGCAAGCTCGCTCGGTTTTCGACGCCGGTGGACCAGATCGGCACAACCTTTCAATTGCGTGTGTGGCGGGAATTGCTTCGCATTCCGTACGGGACGACGATCACCTACAAGCAGCTCGCCCGGAGGGTCGGCGTTCCGCGCGGCTTCCGCGCCGTCGGTACGGCAAACGGAAGCAATCCCCTCCCCATCGTTGTACCATGTCATCGCGTTGTCGGTCATGACGGTTCGCTCGCCGGCTACTCCGCCGGCGTCAAGACGAAGGAATTCCTTCTTCGCTTGGAAGGCGCTATCATCTTGTAA
- the bshA gene encoding N-acetyl-alpha-D-glucosaminyl L-malate synthase BshA, whose translation MKIGITCYPTYGGSGVVATELGKGLAKRGHQIHFISYAMPMRLDGFVNNIFYHEVEMATYPLFEFPLYTPALASKMVEVAKFEKLDLIHAHYAIPHATSAFIAKQILNDEHFRIVTTLHGTDITLIGLEPSFLSVMKFSIEKSDGVTAVSRFLKEKTITNYGINKEIEVIPNFVDTKSFTRKPDANLRGAIAPNGEKILIHTSNFRVVKRVADVIKIFNLVVKKVPSKLVLVGDGPDRSNCENLCRELQLEEHVKFMGKQAELVQLLSSADLFLMPSQSESFGLSALEAMACEVPVVSSSVGGLPELVVHGETGYIAEIGDVERMARYAVELLTNNSRWEMFAKAGRKRAVENFDIDQIVGIYERHYEKILDAKPASAV comes from the coding sequence ATGAAGATCGGAATCACGTGTTACCCTACGTACGGGGGAAGCGGAGTCGTCGCAACCGAACTAGGCAAGGGTCTTGCAAAACGCGGGCATCAGATTCATTTTATCAGCTACGCGATGCCGATGCGGCTCGACGGATTCGTGAACAACATCTTTTATCACGAAGTCGAGATGGCGACGTACCCGCTGTTCGAATTCCCCCTGTACACTCCGGCGCTGGCCAGCAAAATGGTGGAAGTGGCAAAGTTTGAGAAACTCGATCTCATCCATGCGCATTATGCCATTCCGCATGCGACCAGCGCGTTCATCGCAAAGCAAATTCTCAACGACGAACATTTTCGCATCGTGACGACGCTGCACGGAACGGACATCACGCTGATCGGGCTTGAACCGAGCTTCCTTTCGGTGATGAAATTCAGCATCGAAAAAAGCGACGGCGTGACCGCGGTCTCCCGCTTCCTCAAAGAAAAGACGATCACAAATTATGGGATCAACAAAGAGATCGAGGTCATTCCGAACTTTGTCGACACCAAAAGTTTTACAAGAAAGCCCGATGCAAATCTTCGGGGGGCGATTGCGCCGAACGGCGAGAAAATTCTCATCCACACCTCGAATTTCCGCGTCGTTAAACGTGTCGCGGATGTTATCAAGATCTTCAATCTCGTCGTAAAAAAAGTCCCGTCAAAGCTGGTCCTCGTCGGCGACGGACCGGACAGGTCGAACTGCGAGAATCTCTGCCGCGAATTGCAGCTTGAGGAGCACGTGAAGTTCATGGGCAAGCAGGCGGAACTCGTTCAGCTCCTTTCATCCGCCGATCTTTTTCTGATGCCGAGCCAGTCAGAGAGCTTTGGCCTGTCGGCACTCGAAGCGATGGCATGCGAAGTACCTGTGGTCTCGTCAAGTGTCGGGGGCCTGCCGGAACTCGTGGTGCATGGCGAGACCGGATACATCGCTGAAATCGGCGATGTCGAGCGGATGGCGCGGTATGCTGTAGAGCTGCTGACGAACAACTCGCGGTGGGAAATGTTCGCAAAAGCCGGAAGAAAACGCGCCGTCGAAAATTTCGACATCGACCAAATTGTGGGGATTTACGAACGCCATTATGAAAAGATCCTCGATGCAAAACCGGCTTCCGCGGTGTAA
- a CDS encoding 3-hydroxyacyl-CoA dehydrogenase NAD-binding domain-containing protein — MATNIKIEDILNDLKLEKNDQDGINAVAVIGFGVMGQGIAQTIASHGIEVVAIEKNQKQLDTMTNLLKESMDREIQRWTMTKSEKNSTLSRIHGSVDFKTATQCNIIIEAVDENFELKKKIFSEFDTLCDPETIFISNTSTLSLSKLAAVTKRPDKVIGMHFLNPVPKVPLVELVRGLKTSDKTFEIMRTFAERIGKTVVEVFEYPGFVTTRIIVPLLNEAMHALMEGVATADGIDTAMKLGYNFQYGPLELADMMGLDEVLAWMESLFHELGEAKYRPCPLLRRMVREGKLGRKSGEGFFKYNDQAKRTS; from the coding sequence ATGGCAACAAATATCAAGATAGAAGACATTCTCAACGACCTTAAGCTTGAAAAGAACGATCAAGATGGGATCAACGCAGTTGCCGTTATCGGCTTCGGGGTGATGGGACAGGGCATCGCGCAAACAATCGCATCGCACGGAATCGAAGTCGTCGCGATCGAGAAGAACCAGAAGCAGCTTGATACAATGACCAATCTCCTGAAAGAGAGCATGGACCGGGAGATCCAGCGCTGGACGATGACCAAAAGCGAAAAGAATTCCACCCTTTCCCGAATTCACGGTTCGGTCGATTTCAAGACTGCGACTCAGTGCAATATCATTATCGAGGCGGTCGACGAGAATTTTGAATTGAAGAAAAAAATCTTTTCCGAGTTTGATACTCTATGCGACCCCGAAACGATTTTTATTTCCAACACCTCGACGCTCTCCCTTTCAAAACTCGCGGCCGTCACAAAACGTCCTGACAAAGTGATCGGGATGCATTTTCTTAATCCGGTTCCCAAAGTGCCCCTCGTGGAATTGGTGCGGGGGCTCAAAACCTCAGACAAAACATTCGAGATTATGAGGACATTTGCCGAGCGCATCGGAAAGACCGTCGTCGAAGTTTTCGAATACCCCGGCTTCGTGACGACCCGCATTATCGTTCCGCTGCTGAATGAAGCGATGCACGCGCTGATGGAAGGCGTCGCGACCGCCGACGGCATCGACACGGCAATGAAGCTTGGCTACAACTTTCAATACGGACCGCTCGAATTGGCCGACATGATGGGATTGGACGAGGTCCTCGCGTGGATGGAATCGCTCTTCCACGAATTGGGCGAAGCAAAATACCGCCCGTGCCCGCTTCTCCGCCGGATGGTGCGTGAAGGAAAGCTGGGGAGAAAAAGCGGCGAAGGATTCTTTAAGTACAACGACCAGGCAAAACGAACTTCCTGA
- a CDS encoding CPBP family glutamic-type intramembrane protease → MTPDPDQTRSAFILPKLASLAAVVGSFALIEWASSFHFLSHLLPLPTSLSAPLAWLFEHQVWQFGIGMLAITILSRGHLWSYGINSSEIRLSMSILLKFYAVALVVVFGLVVLPLILWGTIPDYYLRLGKADMIVWILFQWMATAVADEILFHGLFQTLLLKYWREKIVIGSMEIPVVLFFTTAVFAACRTNVPVYGGHVIEYLLASLIGLYGGIVFYRTRSLLTPMLSQAFFYGLPFVIRFCYVIFFRR, encoded by the coding sequence ATGACTCCAGACCCTGACCAAACTCGTTCGGCGTTTATCCTTCCTAAATTAGCGTCGCTCGCCGCAGTTGTCGGCTCATTTGCCCTTATTGAATGGGCCTCTTCATTTCACTTCTTGAGTCATCTCCTTCCGCTTCCGACATCATTATCGGCCCCGCTGGCCTGGCTTTTTGAACACCAGGTCTGGCAGTTCGGCATCGGGATGCTGGCGATCACGATCCTATCTCGCGGCCACCTGTGGAGTTACGGAATCAACTCATCGGAGATACGGTTGTCGATGTCCATTCTCTTAAAATTTTATGCGGTTGCTTTGGTGGTCGTTTTCGGCTTGGTTGTCCTGCCGCTTATTTTATGGGGAACAATTCCGGACTATTATCTTCGACTGGGGAAGGCCGACATGATCGTCTGGATTCTTTTTCAATGGATGGCGACGGCAGTTGCCGATGAAATTCTGTTCCACGGCTTGTTTCAAACACTGCTGCTGAAATATTGGCGGGAAAAGATCGTGATCGGCTCGATGGAAATTCCCGTGGTGCTTTTCTTTACAACTGCTGTGTTCGCCGCCTGCCGGACCAACGTACCGGTGTATGGCGGGCATGTCATCGAATATCTTCTGGCATCGCTGATAGGGTTATACGGGGGAATTGTGTTCTACAGGACGAGGAGCCTGCTCACGCCAATGCTCTCACAGGCGTTCTTCTATGGTTTGCCGTTTGTGATCCGATTCTGTTATGTGATCTTCTTCAGGCGCTGA
- a CDS encoding Rrf2 family transcriptional regulator, producing MLKLSKRVEYGLIAIRHIAAAESGRITTAKEIADKYKIPYELLAKVMQRLAKRGLIISHQGVYGGYTLAKGANELSISSIIGAIEDQLPAITQCIAESPDSCSIYDNCTIKNPLGKIQSNIDQVFKTMKLSEIV from the coding sequence GTGTTAAAGCTCTCAAAAAGGGTCGAATACGGGCTGATTGCCATCAGGCACATTGCAGCCGCAGAGTCGGGAAGAATTACGACCGCGAAGGAGATCGCCGACAAATACAAGATTCCGTACGAGTTGCTGGCAAAGGTGATGCAGCGGCTCGCAAAACGAGGGCTGATAATTTCGCACCAGGGAGTGTATGGCGGGTATACCTTAGCGAAAGGGGCGAACGAACTTTCGATCTCGTCCATCATTGGCGCGATCGAAGATCAATTGCCGGCAATCACCCAATGTATCGCAGAAAGTCCCGACAGCTGCTCCATCTATGATAATTGTACGATCAAAAATCCGCTCGGGAAAATTCAGTCAAACATCGACCAGGTTTTCAAGACGATGAAATTATCCGAGATCGTCTGA